Genomic DNA from Desulfurellaceae bacterium:
TGGACAGATTGGAGGTACGAGTGGACTTTCTTATGAAAGAACCTTTCGGGGCAGAAGCCGCGCGAGAGCTTTGCCGCATTCCCGAGATTTTCGAGCTTGGCCGTATCTACAGGCGCGAGCAGATCAGCACCACGCTCCAATCAAGCTTCGTGGAACGTGGAGGAAACGAGCACACCTCGAAACATGCCGTCGCCACCATCCTCAAAAAATGGTTGCGCCAAGACAGCAGTCCCTTTGAAAAGGTGTGTGACAAACATGGTCGAGAGATGCGTGGCCGGTACCGATTTATCGGTTACGACGACCAGCGGGGAGCATTCGAGCGTCTTCGAGACANNNNNNNNNNNNNNNNNNNNNNNNNNNNNNNNNNNNNNNNNNNNNNNNNNNNNNNNNNNNNNNNNNNNNCCACGGTATCGGAAAGGATATGGTGATCGTTGTCCGATAAAAATTGGTCGTGCGGGACCAGACGGGTTCAGGCGGAGACTGCGAGACTTTTGGGAGAATCTCCCCGAAAGACCGAGCTATCTAGTGCGGATTGGTTGTCCGGACGAAGCGGAAGCGAGAAGGCGCGAGACTCTTTTACACGCCTGGTTTCAGACCCGCGGACAACGGATAGATGATGTGCCGGGTCATGAATGGTTCCTGACCACTCCGAGTGAAATTGAGGATGCAATTCGTGCAATCATCGAACCAGCGATGGGCACGAACACGCCAGGGATCGAGTCTGAGATAGCCGATATATTCGAAGACGTCCCTGTCAAAGACTGGGAAAGCCTTCCTAAAGACCTGACAGACAGACTCGACCATTATCTATACGGCGAGGTGTCTTGACCCTTTGCCGCTCAAGACAGGCGATAAATCTGCGCCACATTGTCTCCCAGCACCAGCCGCTGCTC
This window encodes:
- a CDS encoding GIY-YIG nuclease family protein produces the protein PRYRKGYGDRCPIKIGRAGPDGFRRRLRDFWENLPERPSYLVRIGCPDEAEARRRETLLHAWFQTRGQRIDDVPGHEWFLTTPSEIEDAIRAIIEPAMGTNTPGIESEIADIFEDVPVKDWESLPKDLTDRLDHYLYGEVS